In Halanaeroarchaeum sp. HSR-CO, one DNA window encodes the following:
- the nreA gene encoding DNA repair protein NreA → MRLDEYIEELEPDEAADRRRLAEEKSYEILDYVEGLESAFESAITGDSMVGSTAPSVFVGRSSYPNVNAGILAPVGQEDRAKDFATSGDWYARGLDIDNVLQYRTGLLNSRRSAKVAVDDVWDGFVGVQREVAIADRPVDVEIGLSETPTFDRERYATPQANAPSGPNATAESADLRENPHVPRAVEKTLEDDDWRAEGAMTYLYRRGFDVYEINRILSVGALGQGQHRRLVPTRWSITAVDDTVGTFLRGSIRSNPSVDQVQVFENEYLGNRYWVVLAPGRWEYELVEMKSPGSIWNPDPAGDVFLGSASEGFEGRSGYVDETAGAYYAARLGVLEYLDRIGRQAKVLVLREVSDDYWAPVGVWQVRESVRNAFDGPPMAQRGERADLAGEAGVAETFHDAVEQIVPHLPISMGTLRRKSTLVSGLQTGLGDFG, encoded by the coding sequence ATGCGTCTCGACGAGTACATCGAGGAACTCGAACCGGACGAGGCCGCCGACCGGCGGCGACTCGCGGAGGAGAAGTCCTACGAGATCCTCGACTACGTCGAGGGGCTGGAGTCGGCCTTCGAATCCGCCATCACCGGCGACTCGATGGTCGGGAGCACGGCCCCGTCGGTCTTCGTCGGTCGGTCGTCCTACCCGAACGTCAACGCCGGCATCCTGGCCCCCGTCGGCCAGGAGGACCGTGCGAAGGATTTCGCCACGTCGGGTGACTGGTACGCCCGAGGACTCGACATCGACAACGTCCTCCAGTACCGGACCGGGCTGTTGAACTCGCGTCGGTCGGCGAAGGTGGCAGTCGACGACGTCTGGGACGGCTTCGTCGGGGTCCAGCGCGAGGTCGCCATCGCAGATCGGCCGGTCGACGTCGAAATCGGCCTCTCCGAGACGCCGACCTTCGACAGGGAGCGCTACGCGACGCCGCAGGCCAATGCGCCGTCGGGTCCCAACGCGACCGCCGAGTCCGCCGACCTCCGGGAGAATCCCCACGTTCCCCGGGCCGTGGAGAAGACCTTGGAAGACGACGACTGGCGTGCGGAGGGTGCGATGACTTACCTGTATCGGCGGGGATTCGACGTCTACGAGATCAACCGCATCCTCTCTGTCGGGGCGCTGGGTCAGGGCCAGCATCGCCGACTCGTTCCGACGCGGTGGTCCATCACGGCCGTCGACGACACGGTCGGCACGTTCCTTCGGGGGTCCATCCGTTCTAACCCGAGCGTGGACCAGGTCCAGGTGTTCGAGAACGAGTACCTGGGCAACCGATACTGGGTCGTCCTCGCTCCCGGGCGGTGGGAGTACGAACTCGTCGAGATGAAATCGCCGGGCAGTATCTGGAATCCCGATCCGGCGGGCGACGTCTTCCTGGGCAGCGCGTCCGAGGGGTTCGAGGGCCGGTCGGGGTACGTCGACGAGACCGCCGGCGCGTACTACGCCGCCAGACTCGGTGTGCTCGAATATCTGGACCGGATCGGCCGGCAGGCGAAGGTCCTGGTCCTCCGCGAGGTCTCCGACGATTACTGGGCGCCGGTCGGCGTCTGGCAGGTCCGCGAGAGCGTCAGGAACGCCTTCGACGGGCCGCCGATGGCCCAGCGAGGCGAGCGGGCGGACCTGGCCGGCGAGGCAGGGGTCGCCGAGACGTTCCACGACGCCGTCGAACAGATCGTCCCGCATCTGCCGATTTCGATGGGGACCCTCCGGCGAAAATCGACGCTGGTCTCCGGCCTCCAGACCGGTCTCGGCGACTTCGGCTGA
- a CDS encoding bZIP transcription factor has protein sequence MSDERERHELEGRIRELEATVETLTSELVDTTERVRELEAAMDAETAEEQSVEEGASGWVPASEEVEGNGSASSSDEDGSSRDSDEIIVA, from the coding sequence ATGAGCGACGAACGGGAGCGACACGAGCTCGAGGGGCGCATCCGCGAACTCGAGGCGACCGTCGAGACGCTGACCTCGGAACTGGTCGACACGACCGAGCGAGTCCGAGAACTGGAAGCGGCGATGGACGCGGAGACTGCCGAGGAGCAGTCCGTCGAGGAAGGGGCGAGCGGGTGGGTTCCTGCGTCCGAGGAGGTCGAGGGCAACGGCTCGGCCAGTTCCTCGGACGAGGACGGTTCGTCTCGAGACAGTGACGAGATCATCGTCGCCTGA
- a CDS encoding DNA topoisomerase I, with product MELIVTEKNNAARRIAEILSDGSATTERVGGVDVYRWGTHRVIGLSGHVVGVDFPEEYADWRDVEPAELVHASVQKRPTQDDIVRALKRLARRADDVVIATDYDREGELIGKEAYELVREENEDVPVRRVRFSSITENEVKNAFANPDELDFDLAEAGEARQIIDLIWGAALTRFLSLSARQMGNDFISVGRVQTPTLRLIVEKEREIDAFEPEDYWELFADLAKNGDAFEAQYFYRDDDGTEAERIWNEADASEATAILEGERAAIVESVSRRTRRDDPPAPFNTTQFIRAAGSLGFAAGRAMSIAEDLYTAGYITYPRTDNTVYPDDLDPEELLETFAGTGEFGEDATSLLQSESLSPTRGDNETTDHPPIHPTPDLPDKGDLSGDEWRVYELVVRRFFATLAEPAVWEHLRVVAETAGLRLKANGKRLREPGYHAVYPYFNTSENYVPDVEEGETLSIEDVRLEDKETQPPRRYGQSRLIEKMEDLGIGTKSTRHNVIEKLYDRGYIEEDPPRPTRLARAVVEAAEEFADLVVSEEMTSELEAEMTAIANGEKTLEEVTDDSREALDRIFAELGESREDIGEHLQESLKADKTLGPCPECGEDLLVRRSRRGSYFVGCDGYPECRFTLPLPNSGEPLVMDETCEEHDLRHVKMLAGRSTFVHGCPLCKAEEADDEEDRVIGDCPECGADHGGELAIKRLRNGNRLVGCTRYPDCEYSLPLPRRGEIEITDDHCEEHDLPELVVHDGDEPWELGCPICNYEEYSAAQNDADLESLDGVGPKTAERLREAGVDDVGDLTDVDPDELAESVQGVTADTVREWQAEAD from the coding sequence GTGGAACTCATCGTAACCGAGAAGAACAACGCGGCACGTCGTATCGCGGAGATCCTGAGCGACGGGTCCGCGACGACGGAGCGCGTCGGCGGCGTCGACGTGTATCGCTGGGGAACACACCGGGTCATCGGCCTGTCCGGCCACGTCGTCGGGGTGGACTTCCCCGAGGAGTACGCCGACTGGCGGGACGTCGAACCGGCCGAACTGGTCCACGCGTCGGTCCAGAAACGACCGACCCAGGACGACATCGTCAGGGCACTCAAGCGCCTGGCCAGACGGGCCGACGACGTCGTCATCGCGACCGACTACGACCGCGAAGGCGAACTCATCGGGAAGGAAGCATACGAACTCGTCCGCGAGGAGAACGAGGACGTTCCGGTCCGGCGCGTCCGCTTCTCCTCGATCACCGAGAACGAGGTGAAGAATGCCTTCGCAAATCCCGACGAACTGGATTTCGACCTCGCGGAGGCCGGCGAGGCCCGACAGATCATCGACCTGATTTGGGGCGCGGCGCTTACCCGCTTTCTCTCGCTGTCGGCCCGCCAGATGGGCAACGACTTCATCAGCGTGGGTCGGGTCCAGACGCCGACGCTCAGGCTCATCGTCGAGAAGGAACGCGAGATCGACGCCTTCGAACCCGAGGACTACTGGGAGCTGTTCGCCGACCTGGCGAAAAACGGCGATGCCTTCGAGGCGCAATACTTCTATCGCGACGACGACGGCACCGAAGCCGAACGCATCTGGAACGAGGCAGACGCGAGCGAGGCGACGGCGATCCTCGAGGGCGAACGGGCGGCCATCGTCGAGTCCGTCTCGCGACGGACCCGGCGCGACGATCCGCCGGCCCCGTTCAACACCACGCAGTTCATCCGTGCCGCCGGGTCGCTCGGGTTCGCCGCCGGTCGGGCGATGAGCATCGCCGAGGACCTCTACACGGCGGGGTACATCACCTACCCCCGGACCGACAACACGGTGTATCCGGACGACCTCGACCCCGAAGAACTCCTCGAGACGTTCGCCGGAACGGGTGAATTCGGTGAGGACGCCACCTCGCTGTTGCAATCGGAGTCGCTCTCCCCGACCCGAGGGGACAACGAGACGACCGACCACCCGCCGATCCATCCCACCCCGGACCTCCCAGACAAGGGCGACCTCTCCGGAGACGAGTGGCGGGTCTACGAACTCGTCGTCCGGCGCTTTTTCGCCACGCTCGCCGAACCCGCCGTGTGGGAGCACCTGCGCGTCGTGGCCGAGACGGCGGGTCTGCGCCTGAAGGCCAACGGCAAGCGCCTCCGCGAACCGGGGTATCACGCGGTTTATCCCTACTTCAACACGAGCGAGAACTACGTCCCCGACGTCGAGGAGGGCGAGACGCTGTCCATCGAGGACGTACGCCTCGAAGACAAGGAGACCCAGCCGCCACGCCGGTACGGGCAGTCCCGCCTCATCGAGAAGATGGAGGATCTGGGTATCGGGACGAAGAGTACCCGCCACAACGTCATCGAGAAACTCTACGACCGCGGGTACATCGAGGAGGACCCACCACGGCCGACCCGCCTCGCGAGAGCGGTCGTCGAGGCCGCCGAGGAGTTCGCCGATCTGGTGGTCAGCGAGGAGATGACCAGCGAACTCGAAGCGGAGATGACGGCCATCGCGAACGGAGAGAAGACCTTGGAGGAGGTCACCGACGACTCCCGGGAAGCCCTCGACCGCATCTTCGCGGAACTGGGCGAGTCCCGCGAGGACATCGGCGAGCACCTCCAGGAGTCGCTCAAGGCGGACAAGACACTCGGTCCGTGCCCGGAGTGTGGCGAGGACCTCCTCGTCCGGCGGAGTCGACGCGGATCGTACTTCGTGGGCTGTGATGGCTATCCCGAGTGTCGGTTCACCCTCCCGCTCCCGAACAGTGGCGAACCACTGGTGATGGACGAAACTTGCGAGGAGCACGACCTCCGGCACGTCAAGATGCTCGCGGGACGCAGCACCTTCGTCCACGGCTGTCCGCTGTGCAAGGCCGAGGAGGCCGACGACGAGGAAGACCGGGTGATCGGAGACTGTCCCGAATGTGGTGCGGACCACGGTGGCGAACTGGCCATCAAACGCCTTCGGAACGGGAATCGGCTGGTCGGCTGTACGCGGTATCCCGACTGCGAGTACTCCTTACCGCTCCCGCGGCGCGGCGAGATCGAGATCACCGACGACCACTGCGAGGAGCACGACCTCCCCGAACTCGTCGTCCACGACGGCGACGAACCGTGGGAACTGGGCTGTCCCATCTGTAACTACGAGGAGTACAGCGCCGCCCAGAACGATGCCGACCTCGAATCGCTCGACGGCGTCGGTCCGAAGACTGCGGAACGACTGCGCGAAGCGGGCGTCGACGACGTGGGCGACCTCACGGACGTCGATCCGGACGAACTGGCCGAATCGGTGCAGGGCGTGACCGCCGACACCGTTCGCGAATGGCAGGCGGAGGCCGACTGA
- the gatB gene encoding Asp-tRNA(Asn)/Glu-tRNA(Gln) amidotransferase subunit GatB, translated as MSAQAATQEDLAVVIGLEVHVQLETDTKIFCGCSTDTAGAEPNTHTCPVCLGLPGALPVLNEAAVESAVKLGKAIDAEVPERTRFHRKNYFYPDLPKGFQITQYDAPICQDGSLEISHEGEKRAIGIERAHLEEDPGSLQHVGGSIDTADYVTVDYNRAGVPLMEIVTRPDFRGPGEARAFLAKLEEVLEYLAIYDSQRDGSLRIDANISMVDAGEVDTDGSIADDVLAAANRTEVKNISSHKGAEKALAYEVTRQRNAIQRGREVEQETRHWDESRGITVSMRSKEAEKDYRYFREADLPPLEVSDWTDSIPIPELPDARRDRFQSDYGLDEEAADKLTSTKQVADFFEDVAERFDAELAATWVADDLLGELNYRDMSITDVADRLEEFARLVEMVADEEITEKNAREVVLRTMLDEGDSPDDVVEAAGLGKTSGDEVAQAVATAIEENPDAVEDYHAGEGGAINFLVGQVMQKTGGSADPGEVNELLRDAMDE; from the coding sequence ATGAGTGCGCAGGCCGCCACGCAGGAGGACCTCGCGGTCGTCATCGGCCTCGAGGTCCACGTGCAACTGGAGACGGACACCAAGATCTTCTGTGGGTGTTCGACGGACACCGCCGGCGCCGAGCCGAATACGCACACGTGCCCGGTCTGCCTCGGGTTGCCGGGGGCGCTCCCGGTGCTCAACGAGGCCGCCGTCGAATCCGCCGTCAAACTCGGGAAGGCCATCGACGCTGAGGTCCCCGAACGAACCCGGTTCCACCGGAAGAACTACTTCTATCCGGACCTCCCGAAGGGCTTCCAGATCACCCAGTACGACGCTCCTATCTGCCAGGACGGATCGCTCGAGATCAGCCACGAGGGCGAGAAGCGAGCCATTGGCATCGAACGTGCGCATCTGGAGGAGGACCCTGGGAGTCTTCAACACGTCGGCGGGAGCATCGACACTGCCGATTACGTCACCGTAGACTACAACCGGGCCGGCGTCCCGCTGATGGAGATCGTGACACGACCGGACTTCCGCGGTCCCGGCGAGGCCCGGGCGTTCCTCGCCAAACTCGAGGAAGTGCTCGAGTATCTGGCGATCTACGACAGCCAGCGCGACGGTAGTCTCCGCATCGACGCGAACATCTCGATGGTCGACGCGGGCGAGGTCGATACCGACGGCTCCATCGCTGACGACGTCCTCGCCGCGGCCAACCGTACCGAGGTGAAGAACATCTCGAGCCACAAGGGCGCCGAGAAAGCTCTGGCCTACGAGGTCACCCGCCAGCGCAACGCTATCCAGCGGGGGCGCGAGGTCGAACAGGAGACCCGCCACTGGGACGAATCCCGTGGCATCACGGTGTCGATGCGATCGAAGGAGGCCGAAAAGGATTACCGGTACTTCCGCGAGGCCGACCTGCCGCCGCTGGAGGTTTCGGACTGGACGGACTCCATTCCGATTCCCGAACTTCCCGATGCCCGCAGGGACCGGTTCCAGTCCGATTATGGTCTGGACGAGGAGGCTGCGGACAAGCTAACGTCCACCAAGCAGGTCGCCGACTTCTTCGAGGACGTCGCCGAGCGGTTCGACGCGGAACTGGCGGCGACGTGGGTCGCCGACGACCTCCTCGGTGAACTCAACTACCGCGACATGTCCATCACCGACGTCGCGGATCGCCTCGAGGAGTTCGCCCGTCTGGTCGAGATGGTGGCCGACGAGGAGATAACCGAAAAGAACGCCCGTGAGGTCGTCCTCCGGACGATGCTCGACGAGGGCGATTCTCCGGACGACGTCGTCGAGGCGGCGGGGCTGGGCAAGACGAGCGGCGACGAGGTGGCCCAGGCCGTCGCGACGGCCATCGAGGAGAACCCGGACGCCGTCGAGGATTACCACGCCGGCGAGGGCGGAGCGATCAACTTCCTGGTGGGGCAGGTCATGCAGAAGACGGGTGGGAGTGCCGACCCGGGCGAGGTCAACGAGTTGTTACGCGACGCGATGGACGAGTGA